DNA sequence from the Parasphingorhabdus cellanae genome:
ATCTCCCGCATTCTTCCACAAGAAGATATGCCGTTCCTCGAAGACGGAACGCCGGTTGATATCGTGCTGAACCCATTGGGTGTGCCATCACGTATGAACGTCGGTCAGATTTTCGAAACCCACTTGGGCTGGGCCGCACGTGGTTTGGGCGAGCAGGTGACGAAGGCTCTGGAAGAATGGAAGCTGGCTAATCCCGATCCACAGGCGGCAGCGCCACCTGATGCGGTGAAAGAGCGGCTCAAAACCATTTATGGCGAGCAATATCACGAAGATATTGATGCCCGTGAGCCATCCGAAATTGTCGAGATGGTTGGTCACTTGCGCAACGGTGTTCCAATGGGAACGCCAGTGTTTGACGGCGCGCATGAAAGCGATGTTTCTGATATGTTGGAACTTGCGGGCCTTGATCGCAGCGGACAGGTCAACCTGTTTGACGGACGGACCGGAGACAAGTTCGACCGTAAGGTGACCGTGGGCTATATCTATATGCTCAAACTGCATCACCTGGTTGACGACAAAATCCACGCCCGTTCAATTGGACCTTATTCTCTCGTCACGCAGCAGCCACTGGGCGGTAAAGCCCAGTTCGGCGGTCAGCGCTTCGGGGAAATGGAAGTCTGGGCACTGCAGGCATATGGTGCAGCCTACACGCTGCAGGAAATGCTGACGGTCAAATCGGATGACGTGATTGGACGGACCAAGGTTTATGAAGCGATCGTCAAAGGCGACGATACTTTCGAAGCCGGTGTGCCTGAAAGCTTTAACGTTCTGGTCAAGGAAATGCGTTCGCTTGGTCTCAATGTCGAACTCTCCAGCTTCGGTGACGAAGATGAAGACGGCGATGATGACGGCGTAGCGATAGCGGCGGAGTGAGGCATTAAAACCCACTCCCGCTAGCATTTAGATTTTTGGGCATAGGCCCCGAAGGAAGAAAATATGAACCAAGTAACAAATTTCGCAAATCCGATCGCAAAGCCGGAGACATTTGACCAGATTCAAATCGGTCTTGCCTCGCCAGAGCGCATCCGCAGCTGGTCATTCGGTGAAATTAAAAAGCCGGAAACGATTAACTACCGGACGTTCAAGCCAGAGCGTGACGGCCTGTTCTGTGCGCGTATCTTTGGCCCCGTAAAAGATTACGAATGCCTGTGCGGTAAATATAAACGCATGAAATATAAAGGCATTGTTTGCGAGAAATGCGGTGTCGAAGTCACGGTAACCAAAGTTCGTCGTGAGCGTATGGGTCATATCGACCTCGCTGCTCCTGTTGCCCATATCTGGTTCCTGAAATCGCTACCATCGCGCATTGGTCTCTTGCTCGACATGCAACTCAAGCAGCTGGAGCGCGTGCTCTATTTCGAAAGCTATGTGGTTATCGAACCCGGTCTGACAGCCTTGGAAAAATTCCAGCTGCTGACCGAAGACGAGATGCTGGAAGCGCAGGATGAATATGGCGAAGACGCTTTCTCCGCTGGCATCGGCGCAGAAGCAGTCAAGATCATGTTGCAGGACCTCGACCTGGAGCGCGAAAAAGAAGATCTGATGGAAGAACTGGCGACGACCAAGTCGACGCTGAAGCCGAAGAAGATCATCAAGCGGCTCAAGGTTGTTGAGAGCTTCATCGAATCCGGCAACAAACCGGAATGGATGATCCTCGAAATCATTCCTGTGATCCCACCCGAGCTGCGCCCACTGGTGCCGCTGGATGGTGGCCGTTTCGCAACGTCTGATCTCAATGATCTCTATCGCCGCGTGATCAACCGGAACAACCGTTTGAAACGTCTGATGGAACTGCGCGCGCCGGACATCATCGTTCGGAACGAGAAGCGTATGTTGCAGGAATCTGTTGATGCGCTGTTCGACAATGGCCGTCGTGGTCGTACCATTACCGGTGCGAACAAACGCCCGCTGAAATCTCTTTCCGACATGCTGAAAGGCAAGCAGGGCCGTTTCCGTCAGAACCTTCTCGGTAAGCGCGTCGACTATTCCGGTCGTTCGGTTATCGTGACCGGTCCTGAGCTGAAATTGCATCAGTGCGGTCTGCCGAAGAAAATGGCCTTGGAATTGTTCAAGCCATTTATCTACGCGCGCCTTGATGCCAAGGGCCTTTCGATGACGCTCAAACAGGCCAAGAAATGGGTTGAGAAAGAGCGCAAGGAAGTCTGGGACATCCTGGAAGAAGTGATCCGCGAGCATCCTGTTATGCTGAACCGCGCACCAACGCTTCACCGCTTGGGCATTCAGGCGTTCGAGCCGGTATTGATCGAAGGTAAAGCGATCCAGCTTCACCCGCTCGTCTGTTCCGCGTTTAACGCCGACTTTGACGGTGACCAAATGGCTGTCCACGTTCCGCTGAGCCTAGAGGCACAGCTGGAAGCACGTGTCTTGATGATGTCGACCAACAACATCCTGTCACCAGCCAATGGTAAGCCGATTATTGTTCCTTCACAGGATATGGTTCTCGGCATCTATTACCTCACCATGGACCGGAAAGGCGAGCCGGGCGAAGGTATGCTCCTCGCTGATATGGCCGAAGTGCATCAGGCGCTGGAAATTGGCGCGGTGACGTTGCACTCCAAAATCACCACCCGGGTTCCGCAAACCGATGAGGACGGCAAGCCTATTCTCAAGCGTTTTGAAACCACACCGGGCCGTTTGCTGATTGCCGAATGTCTGCCAAAATCACATAAGGTTCCGTTCGACATCGTGAACCGCTTGCTGACCAAGAAAGAGGTCGGTGACGTGATTGACCAAGTGTATCGTCACACGGGTCAGAAAGACACGGTTCTGTTCGCCGATGCGATCATGGATCTTGGCTTCCGCCACGCGTGTAAGGCCGGTATTTCCTTCGGTAAGGATGACATGATCATTCCGGACTCGAAAGATGCAACGGTTGAAGAGACCCGCGCTTTGGTTGCTGACTATGAGCAGCAATATCAAGACGGTCTGATCACGCAGCAGGAAAAATATAACAAAGTGATCGACGCCTGGAGCCGTTGTGGTGATCAGGTTGCGAACGCCATGATGGACGAGCTGGCCGCGACGCCAGAGGACGAGCATGGCCGTGAGCGTCAGATTAATGCCATCTACATGATGAGCCACTCTGGCGCCCGTGGTAGCCCAGCCCAGATGAAGCAGCTGGGCGGTATGCGCGGACTGATGGCCAAACCTTCGGGCGAGATTATTGAAACACCAATTATCTCGAACTTTAAAGAAGGCCTGACGGTTCTCGAATATTTTAACTCGACCCACGGTGCGCGTAAAGGTCTTGCCGATACCGCTCTGAAAACCGCTAACTCCGGTTATCTGACACGGCGTCTGGTGGACGTGTCTCAGGACTGTACAATTGTCGAAAATGATTGCGGCACCGAAAATGCGCTGGAGATGAAAGCCATCGTCCAGGGTGGTTCGGTTATCGCATCACTCGGCGAGCGTATCCTGGGCCGGACCATGGCCGAAGATATTGTCGACAGCAAAGACGACACGGTTGTGATCAAGGCTGGCACGTTGCTGGACGAAGCAGCCATTAAGGTTATCGAAGAGCTCGGTATCCAATCCGCGCGCATTCGTTCTCCGCTGGTCTGCGAATCCAAAATGGGCGTTTGTGCGACCTGTTATGGCCGTGACCTTGCTCGCGGTACGCCGGTCAACATCGGTGAAGCTGTTGGCGTTATCGCGGCACAGTCCATTGGTGAGCCAGGCACGCAGCTAACGATGCGGACATTCCACATCGGCGGCGCGGCGCAGCTTAACGAGCAGTCGAACCTTGAGGCAGTGGCTGAAGGTACGGTTGAATATCGCGATATGCCAGTGATCGAAGATAAGAACGGACGTTTCTTGTCGCTCGCTCGCTCGGGTGAAATTGCGGTTATCGATGCCGATGGTCGTGAGCGTAGTGCTGACAAGCTTCCATATGGTACCAGCCTGCTGGTCAAAGATGGCGCGAAGGTCAAATTGGGCGATCGTCTGGCGGAATGGGATCCATTCACCATGCCGATGATTACCGAGAAACCTGGCGTCATCAAATATCAGGATGTCATCGAAGGGAAAACGATGACCGAGCAGACCGATGAAGCCACCGGTATCGCACAGCGTGTGATCACCGAATATCGTGCATCGGGCCGCGGCGCTAACAAAGAGGATCTGCGTCCGCGCTTGACCCTGCTTGATAGCGATAGCGGCGAAGCTGGTCGGTATATGCTCGCCAATGGCGCCACGCTCTCCGTGACCGATGGTCAGGAAGTGGTCGCTGGTGACGTGATCGCACGTGTTTCTCGCGAAGCTGCGAAGACCCGTGATATTACCGGTGGTCTGCCACGTGTTGCCGAGCTGTTCGAAGCACGCATTCCGAAAGACAATAGCATCATCGCCAAGGTTTCCGGCCGCGTCGAATATCTGCGCGACTATAAAGCCAAGCGTAAGATTGCGATTGTTCCCGAGGAAGGCGAACCAGTCGAATATCTGGTGCCGAAGACGAAAGTCATCGACGTTCAGGAAGGCGATTTCGTGAAGAAGGGTGATAACCTCGTTTCCGGTTCGCCTGATCCGCATGACATTCTGGAAGTCTTGGGTGTGGAAGCGCTGGCTGAATATCTGGTTGCGGAAATTCAGGAAGTCTATCGTCTGCAGGGCGTGAAGATCAACGATAAGCATATCGAGACGATTGTTCGTCAGATGTTGCAGAAAGTTGAGATCACCAATGGCGGCGACACCACGCTTCTGCCGGGCGAACAGGTCGATCTGGAAGAGATGCTGGAATATAATGCGAAGCTGACCAAGAAGCAGGTTCCTGCCGAAGGTAAGCCGGTTCTCTTGGGCATCACCAAGGCGAGCCTGCAGACACGTTCGTTCATTTCTGCTGCTTCTTTCCAGGAAACCACCCGGGTGCTGACCCAAGCGGCTGTCGAAGGGAAGAAGGACTCGCTCATCGGTCTGAAAGAAAACGTCATTGTTGGACGTTTGATCCCGGCTGGTACGGGTGCGGGCATGAACCGGGCACGGATTGCGGCCACCGGCCGTGATGCAGCGCTCCGGGCCCAGCAGCAGAAAATTGCTGATGCGATGGCTGCTGCTGACGAGGCGAAAGCGGAAGAAGCGACTGCCAGCGCGACAAAAACGCCAGTCGAGGAGAATCTTATCGCTCCTGACAGTGCGGAAGAGCAGCGCGAAGCGGAATTGGCGCAGGGCGCTGAAGCGGCGACCGGCGATTCTCACATGGCAAAAACCATGGGTGAAGGCATTGAAGCCAGCGATACCGAAGCGGCTCAGACCGAAGAGGGCGATGCAGGAAAATAGCTCTCGGTTCTTTGGATGAAAAACAAAAGCCCTGCTGGATATGATCCGGCGGGGCTTTTTTTACTCGATCGGCCTTTGCTGAAACGGAGCAAGGCATTGTCATCTAACAATATTGCACAGCATTGTATAATATGTTAACAATCTCTTAAGGATTCGTAGAGGCTTTGGAATCCGGTAATGCGACTACCTTCTATTTTCGATCGGGTCGATAATTTGAGGGATTTTTATATCATGAAAAAATTGCTTCTTGCGGCTTCAGTTTCCGCAATTGCTATTGCGCCAGTTCCGGCCAATGCAGCTTTGATTGCCATTTTTGGCGACAATAATATCAACACCTTATATTCTGCTGGTGGGCATACGACGACTATTGTGACTGATGCACAGCTCGCAACGGCAGGATTTCTCGATTCATTTGATCTGTTTGTTTATACACGCAATGGATCAAGCTTTGGCACTGGCCTATCGGTTGGCGCCGCTGCGAATGTGAAGTCCTATGTGCTTGGCAATATCGTGTTGTTCAACGGCGACTTTCAGGATGATATTGGCGCGGCCAATACCGACCTGTTGTTTAACAACGCCTTGGACTATGTAATTTCCGGTGGCCAAGGCGGCTATATTGGCGAATATCGCGGTGCCTTCGGTGCTTATTCCGCCAATGGCGATGGCAATAACCCAATTGGTCTTGTAAATGGTATGGCTGGACGATCAGGTCAGGGCCAGGGTGGTTCCAACCTCGACATCGACATCACACCCTTTGGCGTAGGCAATCCGGTAACTGACGGGGTCTCTTTCCCTTATGACCCAGCGGCTGTGGAATTTGGTGCGGCACTTTCTGGCGAAAACCCAAGTAAGGTATTGGCACGCTTTGCCAATGGTAACGCAGCGATCATCGCCAGCGAAGCTGGTCAGATTAGCGGCGCGGTTCCAGAACCCGCGACATGGGCGTTCATGATTTTTGGCTTTGGTGCTATTGGGGGTGCTCTGCGCTCTAACCGGCGGCGTCAACGCAAAGCAAACGTGAAGGTTACCTACGCCTAAACGGCCCTAGCAAACGAATACGAAAAAGCCCCGCTGAAGATTATTCAGCGGGGCTTTTTGCATTTTATTGTGCTATCAGGCGGTAAGCTTTTCCGCCGTCCGAGCAACCTTCCCTCCAAGATAGCGCGCGCCATCCAGATCGATTTCATGCGGGCTGCGGCTACCGTCGCCGCCAGCTATTGTCGATGCGCCATAGGGGGAACCGCCAACAATTTCCTTGTCGTTCATTTGACCGGCAAAACCATAGTCAAGGCCAACGATTGTCATGCCATGATGCAGCAGGTTACTCAGGATCGAATATTGTGTGGTTTCCTGACCGCCATGCTGTGAGGCGGTGGAGGTGAAGGAGGCACCCACTTTACCGACTAACGCGCCTTTCATCCATAAACCGCCGGTGCGGTCCCAGAAAGAAGCCATCTGACTGGATAAACGGCCAAAGCGCGTCGGCGAACCAACGATGATACCATCATAATCGGCCATGCCGTCCGGTTCAATAATCGGGTGATCATCATTGCTGCCAAATCCGGCTGCCTCGACCACTTCGTCAGGAGCGGTTTCTGGCACGCGGCCGATGGTAACGTCTGCGCCGGCATCACGCGCGCCGTCAGCAATTGCCTGCGCCAAGCTGTCCACATGGCCATAGGATGAGTAATATAAAACCAGTATTTTCGCCATTTTATTTCTCCTTTCAGGGGTTAAATGAAGGGGCGCTCAAGATTCAGGGATATAGGAGCGCCCCATCTTCGCGGGTGTCAGTTGTTCAGTTCAAAAGCTTCGACAAATACCAGCTCGGCATCATCCAGGGCTTCGATATCCAGTGCGGAGACGTCGCGAATTGCCAGCGCATCGCGGGCAGCAATTTCTTCGCCATTAATCCGCAAAGAGCCAGCCGAAGCGACGAGATAGACATGCGCGCCGTTAGCAATCTTATGTTGGACCTTGGTTCCGGCTTTCAGCGCTGCTCCGTAAAGCC
Encoded proteins:
- the rpoC gene encoding DNA-directed RNA polymerase subunit beta', whose amino-acid sequence is MNQVTNFANPIAKPETFDQIQIGLASPERIRSWSFGEIKKPETINYRTFKPERDGLFCARIFGPVKDYECLCGKYKRMKYKGIVCEKCGVEVTVTKVRRERMGHIDLAAPVAHIWFLKSLPSRIGLLLDMQLKQLERVLYFESYVVIEPGLTALEKFQLLTEDEMLEAQDEYGEDAFSAGIGAEAVKIMLQDLDLEREKEDLMEELATTKSTLKPKKIIKRLKVVESFIESGNKPEWMILEIIPVIPPELRPLVPLDGGRFATSDLNDLYRRVINRNNRLKRLMELRAPDIIVRNEKRMLQESVDALFDNGRRGRTITGANKRPLKSLSDMLKGKQGRFRQNLLGKRVDYSGRSVIVTGPELKLHQCGLPKKMALELFKPFIYARLDAKGLSMTLKQAKKWVEKERKEVWDILEEVIREHPVMLNRAPTLHRLGIQAFEPVLIEGKAIQLHPLVCSAFNADFDGDQMAVHVPLSLEAQLEARVLMMSTNNILSPANGKPIIVPSQDMVLGIYYLTMDRKGEPGEGMLLADMAEVHQALEIGAVTLHSKITTRVPQTDEDGKPILKRFETTPGRLLIAECLPKSHKVPFDIVNRLLTKKEVGDVIDQVYRHTGQKDTVLFADAIMDLGFRHACKAGISFGKDDMIIPDSKDATVEETRALVADYEQQYQDGLITQQEKYNKVIDAWSRCGDQVANAMMDELAATPEDEHGRERQINAIYMMSHSGARGSPAQMKQLGGMRGLMAKPSGEIIETPIISNFKEGLTVLEYFNSTHGARKGLADTALKTANSGYLTRRLVDVSQDCTIVENDCGTENALEMKAIVQGGSVIASLGERILGRTMAEDIVDSKDDTVVIKAGTLLDEAAIKVIEELGIQSARIRSPLVCESKMGVCATCYGRDLARGTPVNIGEAVGVIAAQSIGEPGTQLTMRTFHIGGAAQLNEQSNLEAVAEGTVEYRDMPVIEDKNGRFLSLARSGEIAVIDADGRERSADKLPYGTSLLVKDGAKVKLGDRLAEWDPFTMPMITEKPGVIKYQDVIEGKTMTEQTDEATGIAQRVITEYRASGRGANKEDLRPRLTLLDSDSGEAGRYMLANGATLSVTDGQEVVAGDVIARVSREAAKTRDITGGLPRVAELFEARIPKDNSIIAKVSGRVEYLRDYKAKRKIAIVPEEGEPVEYLVPKTKVIDVQEGDFVKKGDNLVSGSPDPHDILEVLGVEALAEYLVAEIQEVYRLQGVKINDKHIETIVRQMLQKVEITNGGDTTLLPGEQVDLEEMLEYNAKLTKKQVPAEGKPVLLGITKASLQTRSFISAASFQETTRVLTQAAVEGKKDSLIGLKENVIVGRLIPAGTGAGMNRARIAATGRDAALRAQQQKIADAMAAADEAKAEEATASATKTPVEENLIAPDSAEEQREAELAQGAEAATGDSHMAKTMGEGIEASDTEAAQTEEGDAGK
- a CDS encoding PEPxxWA-CTERM sorting domain-containing protein, which produces MKKLLLAASVSAIAIAPVPANAALIAIFGDNNINTLYSAGGHTTTIVTDAQLATAGFLDSFDLFVYTRNGSSFGTGLSVGAAANVKSYVLGNIVLFNGDFQDDIGAANTDLLFNNALDYVISGGQGGYIGEYRGAFGAYSANGDGNNPIGLVNGMAGRSGQGQGGSNLDIDITPFGVGNPVTDGVSFPYDPAAVEFGAALSGENPSKVLARFANGNAAIIASEAGQISGAVPEPATWAFMIFGFGAIGGALRSNRRRQRKANVKVTYA
- the wrbA gene encoding NAD(P)H:quinone oxidoreductase, yielding MAKILVLYYSSYGHVDSLAQAIADGARDAGADVTIGRVPETAPDEVVEAAGFGSNDDHPIIEPDGMADYDGIIVGSPTRFGRLSSQMASFWDRTGGLWMKGALVGKVGASFTSTASQHGGQETTQYSILSNLLHHGMTIVGLDYGFAGQMNDKEIVGGSPYGASTIAGGDGSRSPHEIDLDGARYLGGKVARTAEKLTA